The genome window AGAAAATTGAATACCAGGGGTAGCTACTTTTTGATAAGTTTATTTTCTAAAGAAACATTAAAAAAACCTCGATGGTTCTTGCTTGTTTACTTTCTCTTTTTCGTCACCATCAGTGCTATTTTAAGTTCTTTTTTTTATCCCCAAATTATTCTTGTATTACTCTGCTGCCTTGTCACAAACTTCGTTATTCATTATTGGAATAAAGCAAAGCTGCTAGAGCACTCAAATGCAATTTCACAACTTTATCACTTCGATAAAGCATGCAGTCAACTATCCTATTTTGATAGTGGATCTGGTAAAGGAAAAAGTTTTTTAAGTGCTCAAAGAGCATTAAAGAGGCTAACCAGAAAGTCTTCATTACTCAGAGATAACTCATCTTCACAAAACGAATTATCCATCTTAGCTGACTCAATAGTTGAGATACTAAAAGCATCTTTCCTGATTGAGCCTATCATGCTCTATCACATAACGCAAGAAATTGAAAAAAGAAAAAATGAAATTGAGTTACTTTTTGAATCCATTGGCTTTATTGATGCGTGCATCTCAATAGAAGCATTGAGGATTACATCGGATCATACGATTCCAAAAACTACAGGTGAAAGAATCCTAAAAGCAACACAATGCTTTCATCCGTTAATCGATAATCCTGTTGCCAATTCAATTGACATCACATTTGACAAATGTATTTTAATCTCAGGATCTAACATGTCTGGTAAAACTACTTTCATCCGCACTTTAGGTGTCAATGCCTTGCTTGGCCAAACGATTAACACAGTTTTTGCTGCTGAGTGGACTTTTCCAAAAGCTAAAATATTCTCTGCTATCAGGATTTCTGATAATTTGTTAAATGATGAAAGCTTCTATCAAAAAGAAGTTAAAGTCATACAGGAGATGATTGAAGAAAGTACTTCGAAAGAAATGAATCTATTCCTAATCGATGAACTTTACAAAGGCACTAATTCAATTGAACGTATTGGAGCTGGTGTTGCCGTCCTCTCCTATCTTCATAGCAAAAACAACATTGTATGCGCTTCCACGCATGACCTAGAACTCGCTGATTTCTTAACAGAATTTTACACTAACTATCATTTCACTGAACAGGTAAATAATGCCTCAATCAAATTTGATTACAAACTAAATGAAGGGAAGCTCCAAAATACCAATGCTATAAGAATACTAGAGACCAATGGCTATCCGAAAGAGGTTACTGATCAAGCCAGAAGGATTGTCACCACACTATCAAAGAAGAATGAATAGTAAATCATGCTTCAACATTGGTGATAAATGTGATTAGATTCTTCTGATCATTATCTGAGAAGGCAACACCTCACTCCCAACATGAATATCATCTCCGCCTCCTACCATTTCAAAGTCTATTTTTTGATAGAACTTCTGAGCACGAGGATTCTTTTTTGATACGTTCAACCAAACATACTCCTTCTCCTCTCCTTTGATTCTTCTAAATACTTCTTCCATCATTTGATAAGCTAGTCCGGAACCATATTCCGAAGGAAGCAAATACAACTGTTTTAGTTCCGAAGCAATTAGATTTTCTAGCAAAGGGCATTTTTGATGCGCAACTATAGCAACTCCAACTGTTTCTTGATCTCTCAAGGCCTTTAGACAAAAATGAATCTCACTGGACAATACATTGTTTGCCTCTTCTAACGTATAACTCTCATCAAAGTAAGCCTCTATATTTTCTTTGGTATGGATATCTACGTAAGCAGCCAAAAAACTTTCTCTCCAGAATTGTACTAGTTCCTCTGAAAATCTGACATCAGCAATTTCGAATTCAATCATATCATTGTCAAACTACAAAAATTAATAATTCTGAATTGTCCATTCTTCATCTTATCACTCGTCTTTAGAGAAATATTTAACTTAACTAAAACTCTACAAGAAAAATGAAAAAGTATTTATATGTATTCCGCGGTGGCGAAGGAGGTTATACTGATCAATCACCTGAACAAATGCAAGCTCACATGCAAAGATGGGGCGAATGGATGGCTAAAGTAAAGGCCGAAGGTTATCCACTTCAGCAGGAAGGTAAAGTGGTTGGTCCAGGTGGAAAAATTGTCACCGATGGCCCATTCATGGAAGGAAAGGAAATGGTAGGTGGTTATGTTCACCTGGATGCCAAAGATTTGGATCATGCAGTAGAGCTCTCCAAAGATTGCCCAATTTTTGAATTTGGCGGTACTACTGAAGTACGAGAGATTATTACTGATTTTTGATCATACATTCTCACGAACAAAGTGAAGTAATCTTAAAAATGAGATTGCTTCACTACGTTCTCAATGACGTTTTAAAATCATGCAAACCTCTCACCTTGTAGATCACTTTTTTCGAACGGAATATGGCAAGGCTGTTTCTTACCTCACCAGCAAGTTTGGTGCATCCAATTTGGAACTGGCAGAGGATAGTGTGCAAGAAGCGCTGATCAAAGCCATGCAAACCTGGCCCTACTCGCAAACACCTGATAATCCAACCGGATGGATCTTACGAGTAGCCAGAAATAAAATGATTGATCAGCTACGAAGAGATCAAAAGACAAATAATCAAGAAGTCCCGGAACGTGTAGAAGAAATGAATGAAGATTTATCCTTGGAATCCATTAACGATGATATGGTTCGAATGATGTTTGCTTGCTGTCATCCTTCGTTAAGTCAGGAATATCAAATCATCCTTACCCTAAAGATTTTGGGCGGCTTGTCTATTCGTGAAATATCTAGCTCTCTTCTTAAAAAAGAAGAGACGGTTG of Marinobacter alexandrii contains these proteins:
- a CDS encoding GNAT family N-acetyltransferase, which translates into the protein MIEFEIADVRFSEELVQFWRESFLAAYVDIHTKENIEAYFDESYTLEEANNVLSSEIHFCLKALRDQETVGVAIVAHQKCPLLENLIASELKQLYLLPSEYGSGLAYQMMEEVFRRIKGEEKEYVWLNVSKKNPRAQKFYQKIDFEMVGGGDDIHVGSEVLPSQIMIRRI
- a CDS encoding YciI family protein: MKKYLYVFRGGEGGYTDQSPEQMQAHMQRWGEWMAKVKAEGYPLQQEGKVVGPGGKIVTDGPFMEGKEMVGGYVHLDAKDLDHAVELSKDCPIFEFGGTTEVREIITDF